The following coding sequences are from one Nicotiana tabacum cultivar K326 chromosome 1, ASM71507v2, whole genome shotgun sequence window:
- the LOC142181753 gene encoding uncharacterized protein LOC142181753, producing MVDRKYVITQVQELQVIIHDLLDEDLVMNEAFQVAVMIEKLPPLWKDFKNYLKHKRKEMSLEELIVRLRIEEDNKAAEKRGCGNSTVMGANTVEDTSQNKRKRKQAFGPKSNSSKK from the exons atggtagatagaaagtatgttattacccaagtccaggaattacaagtgattattcacgatctccttgaTGAAG ATCTTGTCAtgaatgaagcattccaagtagcagtgatgattgagaagttacctcctttgtggaaggacttcaaaaactacttgaaacacaaacgcaaggagatgtcccttgaagaactcattgttcggttgagaatcgaagaggacaacaaagctgctgaaaagagAGGCTGTGGAAACTCAACAGTAATGGGAGCAAACACTGTTGaggatacttctcaaaataaaagaaagaggaaGCAGGCTTTTGGACCGAAAAGCAACTCAAGCAAGAAGTAG
- the LOC107811783 gene encoding protein BPS1, chloroplastic-like isoform X1 produces the protein MRRYSCEDRIEHFIDIQMSRPQEPHRPFLPFGNPFKFILPKGSYLSPKLLALLNAFEESLAVRVKNLKPGDKEDILTLSWMTQAISVLCAIHTDVKTLITELEFPVCDWDEKWIDVYLDNSVKLLDTCIAFSSDISRLGQGRLYLQCGLHNLDGTSKQFMKACSSLDGWKQHINSKNPRLENCFAILDSLTESLNLPKIKNSARGKVLMRAMYGVRVVTVFIFSMFAVTFSGSTKKLKDLQVHETCLWTEAFVDLRDFISGEIRSIYSNGRLTALKELEAVDTSVKKLYPIIEDGVDPNEAEQLQLLTSGLSEKAEKLSVGLDLLAKEADRFFQILLTGRDSLLCNLRVGSTVSNQAQANTNVERTEVR, from the exons ATGAGGAGATATTCTTGCGAGGATCGAATTGAACAT TTTATTGATATTCAAATGAGTCGTCCACAGGAACCACACCGCCCTTTTCTCCCGTTTGGAAATCCTTTCAAATTTATATTACCTAAGGGCTCGTACTTGTCTCCTAAGCTTCTTGCTCTGTTGAATGCTTTTGAGGAGTCATTAGCAGTGAGGGTTAAGAATCTTAAGCCTGGAGATAAGGAAGATATTCTCACTTTATCATGGATGACACAAGCAATAAGTGTACTTTGTGCAATTCATACAGACGTGAAAACTCTCATTACTGAACTTGAATTTCCCGTATGTGACTGGGATGAGAAGTGGATAGATGTGTACTTGGACAACAGTGTGAAGTTGCTGGACACTTGCATTGCCTTCAGTTCTGATATCTCAAGGCTCGGCCAAGGCCGCCTTTATCTTCAGTGTGGCTTGCATAACTTGGATGGAACCTCAAAACAGTTCATGAAAGCCTGTTCATCATTGGACGGATGGAAGCAGCACATCAATTCAAAGAATCCAAGGCTGGAGAATTGCTTTGCCATCTTGGACAGCCTTACCGAGTCACTGAACCTACCTAAAATCAAGAATTCTGCAAGAGGGAAGGTTCTGATGCGAGCAATGTACGGAGTGAGGGTGGTAACTGTATTCATATTCAGCATGTTTGCCGTCACATTTTCGGGTTCTACAAAGAAGTTGAAAGATCTGCAGGTTCATGAAACTTGCTTGTGGACAGAAGCATTTGTTGATCTTCGCGATTTTATTAGTGGGGAGATCAGGAGTATTTATTCGAATGGAAGGCTCACAGCACTGAAAGAGCTGGAAGCAGTGGATACAAGTGTGAAGAAGTTGTACCCTATCATAGAGGATGGAGTAGACCCTAATGAAGCTGAGCAGTTGCAGCTTCTAACTTCAGGACTGAGTGAAAAAGCAGAAAAACTTTCAGTAGGACTAGATCTGCTAGCAAAGGAGGCAGATAGATTCTTCCAAATCCTTTTAACCGGACGCGATTCTTTGCTTTGTAACCTTAGAGTTGGTAGTACTGTCTCTAACCAAGCACAAGCGAACACCAATGTAGAAAGAACAGAGGTGAGATGA
- the LOC107811783 gene encoding protein BPS1, chloroplastic-like isoform X2 codes for MSRPQEPHRPFLPFGNPFKFILPKGSYLSPKLLALLNAFEESLAVRVKNLKPGDKEDILTLSWMTQAISVLCAIHTDVKTLITELEFPVCDWDEKWIDVYLDNSVKLLDTCIAFSSDISRLGQGRLYLQCGLHNLDGTSKQFMKACSSLDGWKQHINSKNPRLENCFAILDSLTESLNLPKIKNSARGKVLMRAMYGVRVVTVFIFSMFAVTFSGSTKKLKDLQVHETCLWTEAFVDLRDFISGEIRSIYSNGRLTALKELEAVDTSVKKLYPIIEDGVDPNEAEQLQLLTSGLSEKAEKLSVGLDLLAKEADRFFQILLTGRDSLLCNLRVGSTVSNQAQANTNVERTEVR; via the coding sequence ATGAGTCGTCCACAGGAACCACACCGCCCTTTTCTCCCGTTTGGAAATCCTTTCAAATTTATATTACCTAAGGGCTCGTACTTGTCTCCTAAGCTTCTTGCTCTGTTGAATGCTTTTGAGGAGTCATTAGCAGTGAGGGTTAAGAATCTTAAGCCTGGAGATAAGGAAGATATTCTCACTTTATCATGGATGACACAAGCAATAAGTGTACTTTGTGCAATTCATACAGACGTGAAAACTCTCATTACTGAACTTGAATTTCCCGTATGTGACTGGGATGAGAAGTGGATAGATGTGTACTTGGACAACAGTGTGAAGTTGCTGGACACTTGCATTGCCTTCAGTTCTGATATCTCAAGGCTCGGCCAAGGCCGCCTTTATCTTCAGTGTGGCTTGCATAACTTGGATGGAACCTCAAAACAGTTCATGAAAGCCTGTTCATCATTGGACGGATGGAAGCAGCACATCAATTCAAAGAATCCAAGGCTGGAGAATTGCTTTGCCATCTTGGACAGCCTTACCGAGTCACTGAACCTACCTAAAATCAAGAATTCTGCAAGAGGGAAGGTTCTGATGCGAGCAATGTACGGAGTGAGGGTGGTAACTGTATTCATATTCAGCATGTTTGCCGTCACATTTTCGGGTTCTACAAAGAAGTTGAAAGATCTGCAGGTTCATGAAACTTGCTTGTGGACAGAAGCATTTGTTGATCTTCGCGATTTTATTAGTGGGGAGATCAGGAGTATTTATTCGAATGGAAGGCTCACAGCACTGAAAGAGCTGGAAGCAGTGGATACAAGTGTGAAGAAGTTGTACCCTATCATAGAGGATGGAGTAGACCCTAATGAAGCTGAGCAGTTGCAGCTTCTAACTTCAGGACTGAGTGAAAAAGCAGAAAAACTTTCAGTAGGACTAGATCTGCTAGCAAAGGAGGCAGATAGATTCTTCCAAATCCTTTTAACCGGACGCGATTCTTTGCTTTGTAACCTTAGAGTTGGTAGTACTGTCTCTAACCAAGCACAAGCGAACACCAATGTAGAAAGAACAGAGGTGAGATGA